A genome region from Micromonospora peucetia includes the following:
- a CDS encoding HD domain-containing protein: MVDLLDRWRAAARGAGVTDPAALTRVGAELLARWREPHRHHHTPDHLTAVLDVVDAHAPSAGRPDLVRLAAWCHDAVYDPRAGGDANERDSAALAGTLLTGAGLPADAVAEVRRLVLLTAGHAVDPGDADGALLCDADLAVLAAPPEAYDRYAAAIRQEYAHVPDPAFRAGRARVLAGLLALPALYRLPPLARRWEPRARANLTRELTTLALP; this comes from the coding sequence GTGGTTGACCTTCTCGACCGGTGGCGGGCCGCGGCCCGGGGCGCCGGGGTGACCGACCCGGCGGCGCTGACCCGGGTCGGCGCGGAACTGCTGGCCCGTTGGCGAGAGCCGCACCGGCACCATCACACCCCGGACCACCTGACGGCCGTCCTCGACGTGGTCGACGCGCACGCGCCGTCCGCCGGGCGGCCGGACCTGGTGCGCCTCGCGGCCTGGTGTCACGACGCGGTCTACGATCCGCGCGCCGGGGGTGACGCCAACGAGCGCGACAGCGCGGCGCTCGCCGGCACGCTACTCACCGGGGCGGGCCTGCCGGCCGACGCCGTGGCCGAGGTGCGCCGGCTGGTGCTGCTCACCGCCGGGCACGCCGTCGACCCGGGCGACGCCGACGGCGCGCTGCTCTGCGACGCCGACCTGGCCGTCCTCGCGGCGCCGCCCGAGGCGTACGACCGCTACGCCGCCGCGATCCGCCAGGAGTACGCGCACGTGCCCGACCCGGCCTTCCGGGCCGGCCGGGCCCGGGTGCTCGCCGGCCTGCTCGCCCTGCCCGCGCTGTACCGGCTGCCGCCACTGGCCCGGCGCTGGGAACCCCGCGCCCGCGCCAACCTCACCCGCGAACTAACCACCCTCGCCCTCCCCTAG
- a CDS encoding FUSC family protein, with product MARDRRPSLVRRVILRDRGTDVEGPRIGEAVAHLRQRGKLTLHDRLHRLKMAMGLAVQAGLAAGLAWLAAHELLGNPQPVFAPISAVGTLAASVGQRFRRTVELIAGVGIGVAVGDFLIYLLGTGPWQLGLVVTLAILLTIFAGASVAIVIQAAATAVLIVTLSPSTENLEIPRFIDAFVGGGIALLVTAVLLPLNPLRVINRAARPALDLLAAQLDNTADALRERDRDKAQLALDRLRDNQEELAAFTEAIEGAKETAILSPARWHRRDELTHYAEAAEPIDRAMRNAGTLTRRAVTLIEDGEPIPETMPDAVAHLAESVRLLKHEFAVAEEPEKARERALRAVGEAGRAYAEGVGFSGSVVIAQVRTTASDLMVASGISQEEANRGVRQSFGDQDRAHDHGPPKPPTAPPLG from the coding sequence GTGGCCCGGGACCGTCGCCCCTCACTGGTGCGACGCGTCATCCTGCGCGACCGGGGTACGGACGTCGAAGGGCCGCGCATCGGCGAGGCGGTGGCGCACCTGCGGCAGCGCGGCAAACTCACCCTGCACGACCGTCTGCACCGGCTGAAGATGGCGATGGGCCTCGCCGTGCAGGCCGGCCTCGCCGCCGGGCTGGCCTGGCTGGCGGCGCACGAGCTGCTCGGCAACCCGCAGCCGGTCTTCGCGCCGATCTCCGCGGTCGGCACCCTCGCCGCCTCGGTCGGCCAGCGGTTCCGCCGCACGGTGGAGCTGATCGCCGGGGTGGGGATCGGGGTCGCCGTCGGTGACTTCCTCATCTATCTGCTCGGCACCGGGCCGTGGCAGCTGGGGCTGGTGGTCACCCTGGCGATCTTGCTGACCATCTTCGCGGGCGCCAGCGTGGCCATCGTCATCCAGGCGGCGGCCACGGCGGTGCTGATCGTCACGCTCAGCCCGTCGACCGAGAACCTGGAGATCCCCAGGTTCATCGACGCGTTCGTCGGCGGTGGCATCGCGCTGCTCGTCACCGCGGTCCTGCTGCCGCTCAATCCGCTGCGGGTCATCAACCGGGCCGCCCGGCCGGCCCTGGACCTGCTCGCCGCCCAACTCGACAACACCGCGGACGCGCTGCGGGAACGGGACCGGGACAAGGCCCAGCTGGCCCTGGACCGGCTCCGCGACAACCAGGAGGAGCTGGCCGCCTTCACCGAGGCCATCGAGGGGGCGAAGGAGACCGCCATCCTCTCGCCGGCCCGTTGGCACCGGCGGGACGAGCTCACCCACTACGCCGAGGCCGCCGAACCGATCGACCGGGCGATGCGCAACGCCGGCACGTTGACCCGGCGCGCGGTCACCCTGATCGAGGACGGGGAGCCCATCCCGGAGACGATGCCGGACGCGGTGGCCCACCTCGCCGAGTCGGTACGCCTGCTCAAGCACGAGTTCGCCGTCGCCGAGGAGCCGGAGAAGGCTCGGGAGCGGGCGCTGCGCGCGGTCGGCGAGGCCGGCCGGGCGTACGCCGAGGGGGTCGGCTTCTCCGGCAGCGTGGTGATCGCACAGGTGCGGACCACCGCCAGCGACCTGATGGTGGCCTCCGGCATCAGCCAGGAGGAGGCGAACCGTGGCGTCCGGCAGTCCTTCGGCGACCAGGACCGAGCGCACGATCACGGCCCCCCGAAGCCACCCACCGCCCCGCCGCTTGGCTGA